DNA sequence from the Ogataea parapolymorpha DL-1 chromosome II, whole genome shotgun sequence genome:
AGGACTATTCGATATAATCACAAACTCTATTGAAAAACGGTCGACAGACATTGTGACGCCCGTTTATGACAGCAGAGGCAACTacaagtttgtggaggagaagcaggaCACCGACCAgaacgaggaagaagagaaggagaaaccTCCCAAGCACCATCATAGTCTCACGTTTTACGTGGCAGAGGTGGCGATTCTGGCAGTGCTAGCATATCTGCTTTACAGCTTCTACAAATCGTTCGCCAAATCGCGTAAGTCTGCATTTTTGTCACTCTCttccaagaagaagaagaagcaggTGCACTGGTTTGACGAGAGCGACATAGGAATGGACCAGGAAGCTGGCGAGGCAGATCATAAGCCTAAGAGCATGCTGGAGTCGGtgttcaacaagctggGCTATGGAGGACAGTATGACACGGTACAGGACGGCCGTGACATCGAGATGGCGCCGGTCGAAGAACACGAAGACCAATTTATTATTCAAagcgacgaggaagagtttgGCCACAGATAGAGTACGATTATATAATATCCACGAAAAATTAGTTTCCAATTATTTCGCTCCTGATTGTAATGTCTCAAAGTTGGATCCTCTGGAAGCGGTCCCTGATTACCGGCGGTGGAATTATTGGAAGCGGTGTGCTACTGTACAAATTCACGACTCCTACCGAGGAACAGTTGATCGCTAAATTATCCCCCGAGCTGAGAGCAGACTATGAACGCAACAAAGAATTGCGGAGGAAAGAACAGGAGATGTTGATGGAGATCGTCAAACAGACGGCAGCGTCGAACGATCCGGTGTGGAAGACAGGGCCGATTGTGTCGCCGTGGGACCGGGACTTTACGCCATCGAGGGAAAGTTTATTAGTGAAGAGAGAGCGATTTGAGAAAGAGCAGGcggagaaaaaacagcgCGAAGAGCTCGAGCGTCTGAAAGCCGAGGCCAAGCTTGTGCAGACCGATGAGAGCAAAAGCAGGGGGTGGAAgttctggaaaagagaATAATTTGCAACTGTATATAGATGTTCGTCGGAACTGATCAGTCAGTGTGATAAGCGATTGTGATTGCGTGGGGCGAGGGGCGAGGGGCTACCCCCACCATGCTTTCTGCGTGCTGGAGATGTCCTGTTTATTAGCTTCGTCAATGGCAGCAAAGATCTTGCGGATGCTTGTGTCTATCACCATTCCTCCCTGGACAATTTCCTCCAGCGCTGCCTCCAGCACCTGCCATCCGAACACCAGGTCCAATTCGCTCACATTATGGAAACAGGTGTTGAGCACTTGCACAAACACTTGGATCAGGTCTAGGATACCCAGCTCGCTCTCctgctgatcaacaacaaagaCAAAGTAGAGTGTTGCGTAGTGTCTGTAGATGACCTTAATATCCGAGTGGTCTTCCAAAAGCGGCGGTGGAGTCAAAAATGAACATTGCGCGTCTGTTCTTGCCACAACGAGTTCGTAAACTTGCTGGAGTAATAATTGCTGCGTTGCCACGTCCACCGGGGTATAAAATTTTATAAGGCGTGGGATGCCCTTGGTATTGACTGAGGTTAGCAAATTATATCGCAAGTGAAACAATTGTACTCACATATTAAAACAGAGTGTATCATCTGGCCaagcaaaaaaatagcacTCCGCCACTTTTTTCACATCGGGTTCCAAATTCTATATATTAAGGGGATATAAAACAAGGTAAAATTTAGATAAAAGTCTGtgttaaaaaaaaaaaccttgTACCCATTATAGTTTTGCTGGCAACGTCCTATGTCATCattgaaaaagctgttCAGACGCAAGAAGGCTGCTAGCTCT
Encoded proteins:
- a CDS encoding Clathrin adaptor complex small chain, translated to MIHSVLIFNTKGIPRLIKFYTPVDVATQQLLLQQVYELVVARTDAQCSFLTPPPLLEDHSDIKVIYRHYATLYFVFVVDQQESELGILDLIQVFVQVLNTCFHNVSELDLVFGWQVLEAALEEIVQGGMVIDTSIRKIFAAIDEANKQDISSTQKAWWG
- a CDS encoding Assembly factor CBP4 — protein: MSQSWILWKRSLITGGGIIGSGVLLYKFTTPTEEQLIAKLSPELRADYERNKELRRKEQEMLMEIVKQTAASNDPVWKTGPIVSPWDRDFTPSRESLLVKRERFEKEQAEKKQREELERLKAEAKLVQTDESKSRGWKFWKRE